From the Leptospirales bacterium genome, one window contains:
- a CDS encoding amidase codes for MHGKKPVRLILIFFAALALVDRGLATPERSGAAETAALLAPASSSEELCLLSAAELARQIRGGSLKSETLVQAFQQRIQRINQKYNAIVTLNPDALRRARELDQMQDRGQILGPLHGVPVVVKDSYSTRGLRTTAGYAPLRDFVPEEDAVAVQLLLEAGAVILGKGNLPPLASDMQTDNEIFGRTNNAWDLNRTAGGSTGGDAVAVATGMAALGFGSDIAGSLRVPTAFNGVYGMKPSWGVISFQGHIPPVPGEVDGVHDLAVLGPVARNAEDLELAFSVLARGHRGDRSVIPLPALTPQSRHGLQLQRLRIAWAETPGGVPVQADIRKAMRAFVDRLGASGATVTAAAPLDFDYQEAWHVWGGIVGHQGGYDRSNLARWFGDLFTRSARAPNPMQAEIVAPISVPRYMELLNRQRRLITAMENFLEPYDVYLTPVSSTTAFAHQTPDGSYGVFRVYDRALDVDGQAVAYYVATQSQATIFTVTENPVVSMPIGRDRQGLPIGIQVVGKRYRDYELLAIVRQLESVATAMQGNAEPRSNERRQPAHEHSIHLLRRPLPLVEIGMQQSEVKQYAANGSGQ; via the coding sequence ATGCATGGTAAAAAACCGGTCCGACTGATTCTGATATTCTTTGCCGCCCTGGCTCTGGTTGATCGCGGCCTTGCCACGCCGGAGCGCAGCGGCGCAGCCGAAACCGCCGCCCTGCTGGCGCCGGCCAGTTCGTCCGAAGAACTCTGCTTGCTTTCGGCGGCCGAGCTGGCTCGGCAGATCCGCGGCGGTTCTCTGAAATCCGAGACCCTCGTGCAGGCCTTCCAGCAGCGCATCCAGCGAATCAATCAGAAGTACAATGCCATTGTCACGCTGAATCCCGATGCGCTGCGGCGCGCCCGCGAGCTGGACCAAATGCAGGATCGCGGACAGATCCTGGGGCCGCTGCACGGGGTTCCCGTAGTCGTCAAGGACAGCTATTCGACGCGAGGGCTGCGCACAACTGCCGGCTATGCGCCGCTCCGCGACTTTGTTCCCGAGGAGGATGCCGTCGCTGTGCAACTACTGCTTGAGGCCGGCGCCGTCATTCTGGGCAAGGGCAACCTCCCGCCTCTGGCGTCTGATATGCAAACCGACAACGAGATCTTTGGTCGCACCAACAATGCCTGGGATTTGAATCGCACAGCCGGCGGCAGCACCGGCGGCGACGCGGTAGCAGTGGCGACCGGCATGGCGGCCCTTGGCTTTGGCAGCGATATTGCAGGGTCCCTGCGCGTTCCCACCGCTTTCAATGGCGTCTACGGGATGAAGCCAAGCTGGGGCGTGATCTCTTTTCAAGGCCACATCCCGCCTGTTCCAGGCGAGGTCGACGGCGTACACGATCTTGCCGTTCTTGGACCGGTTGCTCGCAACGCCGAGGATCTGGAACTGGCCTTCAGCGTACTGGCCCGCGGCCACCGCGGCGATCGTTCCGTCATTCCGCTGCCGGCCCTGACGCCACAAAGTCGTCATGGCTTGCAATTGCAGCGACTGCGCATCGCCTGGGCCGAGACGCCTGGCGGCGTTCCAGTGCAAGCGGATATTCGCAAGGCGATGCGCGCGTTTGTCGATCGCCTGGGCGCCAGCGGGGCCACAGTGACTGCGGCGGCGCCGCTTGATTTCGACTACCAGGAAGCGTGGCATGTCTGGGGCGGGATTGTCGGCCACCAGGGCGGTTACGATCGATCCAATCTGGCGCGCTGGTTTGGCGATCTCTTCACGCGCTCAGCACGGGCGCCAAATCCGATGCAGGCTGAAATTGTGGCGCCGATCTCTGTTCCGCGCTACATGGAATTACTCAATCGACAGCGCCGTTTGATTACCGCGATGGAAAACTTTCTAGAACCTTATGATGTTTACCTGACGCCTGTCTCCTCCACCACGGCCTTTGCCCATCAGACGCCAGATGGATCGTACGGCGTTTTCAGAGTGTATGACCGCGCGCTTGATGTCGATGGACAGGCAGTTGCCTACTATGTGGCCACGCAATCACAGGCGACGATTTTTACTGTAACCGAAAATCCCGTGGTTTCCATGCCCATTGGCCGGGATCGGCAGGGTTTGCCCATTGGCATTCAAGTCGTAGGCAAACGCTATCGCGACTACGAGCTGCTGGCAATTGTTCGGCAGCTGGAAAGCGTCGCGACGGCCATGCAAGGCAACGCGGAACCTCGATCAAATGAGCGGCGCCAGCCCGCGCACGAGCATTCGATTCATCTCCTCCGGCGGCCGCTCCCCCTTGTAGAAATAGGGATGCAGCAGTCCGAGGTGAAGCAATACGCCGCCAATGGATCCGGGCAATAG
- a CDS encoding SDR family NAD(P)-dependent oxidoreductase, with the protein MQTIVIAGGSSGIGREAARQLGAGGHRLILMGRDARSGEEAAAEARAAGGDARFLAVDLSTHAGVRQAAKLLLDEGRPIDALLHTTGVLTMKDMRTADGLHPFFSVNFLSRYHLTQLLRPLLEQAAHPRVIMVTSKLNMKTRINFDIYPRFQPFEFRKVTQQIQIGNMHYASYLSQAAPELQTAIVNAGVVDTGIWRMTSVWMRIMTTLMRPFVFNSLSEAAINPVRLCQTTDWPGNSYWGVVGHPEKHQPIELNADETRRVIAECARLTGV; encoded by the coding sequence ATGCAGACGATTGTAATTGCCGGGGGCAGCAGCGGGATTGGACGGGAGGCGGCCAGGCAGCTGGGCGCCGGCGGACATCGCCTGATTTTGATGGGCCGCGATGCGCGCAGCGGGGAAGAAGCCGCTGCAGAGGCGCGGGCCGCAGGCGGCGATGCACGTTTCCTGGCGGTAGATCTTTCCACGCACGCCGGAGTACGTCAGGCGGCCAAATTGCTGCTCGACGAGGGCAGGCCAATCGATGCGCTTTTACACACTACCGGCGTGCTGACTATGAAGGATATGCGCACGGCCGACGGCCTGCACCCCTTCTTCTCTGTAAACTTTCTCAGTCGTTACCATTTGACCCAGCTTTTGCGGCCGCTGCTGGAGCAGGCTGCACATCCGCGGGTCATCATGGTGACTTCTAAACTGAATATGAAAACGCGCATTAACTTTGACATTTACCCGCGTTTTCAGCCCTTCGAATTTCGAAAGGTCACTCAGCAAATTCAAATCGGAAACATGCACTATGCCAGCTACCTCAGTCAGGCCGCGCCAGAGTTGCAAACGGCCATTGTCAATGCAGGCGTCGTTGATACGGGCATCTGGCGGATGACCTCAGTGTGGATGCGGATCATGACGACATTGATGCGACCCTTTGTTTTCAACAGCCTTTCGGAGGCCGCTATCAATCCGGTCCGCCTTTGCCAGACGACCGACTGGCCAGGCAATTCCTACTGGGGAGTTGTCGGCCATCCGGAGAAGCATCAGCCGATCGAACTCAATGCGGACGAAACGCGGCGCGTCATCGCCGAATGCGCGCGACTGACTGGCGTCTGA
- a CDS encoding flotillin family protein, which yields MGESVIWALTILAFVGLLASSMMILAARYKRCPSDMILVVYGRVGKGQSARCIHGGGAFILPLIQGFDFLRLTPHTINIPLQNALSLQNIRINVPSTFTVGVSTDPAIMNNAAERLLGLRAELIEDMAREIIFGQLRLTVASLTIEQINQDRESFLASIRKNVEPELNKIGLYLINVNITDITDSSNYIESIGKKAASEAINQAKIDVAEQDKIGEIGQAEAVREREIKVAENLAAAEKGKKAAEADQRVFVQQQESTASIGESEAYRDKEIRVAENQADAEKGKKRADADRRVYVQAQEAEAISGENRSKASIANANAELRVKEAEARQLGEVARFQADVVIQKAQALAETERLNAAEVVRVEIQKRKIEIAAEANAERSRREARGAADATLLKYQAEAEGMRLLLQSKAEGYRQLVAGAGGDARAAATLLLLEKLEQIVSSQIEAIKNLKIDKITVWDSGTSGDGSSTANFLSGLIKSLPPLHEIAAMAGIDLPQFLGQIAQRGQEGQEQTSKD from the coding sequence ATGGGTGAGTCGGTGATCTGGGCGCTAACAATTCTGGCCTTTGTTGGGCTGCTTGCTTCAAGCATGATGATCCTTGCGGCCCGCTACAAGCGCTGTCCCTCGGATATGATACTGGTGGTCTACGGGCGCGTTGGCAAGGGCCAGTCGGCGCGCTGCATCCATGGCGGCGGCGCTTTCATCCTGCCCTTGATCCAGGGATTCGATTTTCTACGACTCACGCCGCATACGATCAACATCCCGCTGCAAAACGCGCTCTCCCTGCAAAACATTCGGATCAATGTACCCAGCACCTTTACGGTGGGCGTCAGCACCGATCCGGCCATCATGAACAACGCCGCGGAGCGTCTGCTGGGGCTTCGGGCCGAGCTGATCGAAGATATGGCGCGCGAGATTATTTTTGGGCAGCTGCGTCTTACGGTCGCCTCCCTGACCATTGAACAGATCAATCAAGATCGCGAGAGTTTCCTTGCTTCAATTCGAAAAAATGTGGAACCGGAACTGAATAAGATCGGTTTGTACCTCATTAACGTCAATATTACAGACATTACGGATTCCTCGAACTACATCGAGAGCATCGGCAAGAAGGCTGCTTCCGAGGCCATCAATCAAGCCAAGATCGATGTGGCTGAGCAGGACAAGATTGGCGAAATTGGACAGGCCGAAGCAGTGCGCGAAAGGGAGATCAAAGTCGCTGAGAATCTGGCGGCCGCGGAAAAGGGCAAGAAGGCGGCGGAAGCGGATCAGCGCGTCTTTGTGCAGCAACAAGAGTCTACTGCCTCCATTGGCGAATCAGAGGCCTATCGTGACAAAGAGATCAGGGTGGCCGAAAACCAGGCGGACGCCGAGAAGGGGAAGAAACGAGCCGACGCCGACCGCCGCGTCTACGTACAGGCCCAGGAGGCGGAGGCCATTTCCGGTGAAAACCGTTCCAAGGCCAGCATTGCCAATGCCAACGCTGAATTGCGCGTTAAGGAGGCCGAGGCGCGTCAGCTGGGCGAGGTAGCCAGGTTTCAGGCCGATGTTGTCATCCAGAAGGCTCAGGCGCTTGCCGAAACGGAGCGATTGAATGCCGCTGAGGTGGTGCGCGTCGAAATTCAAAAACGAAAAATTGAAATCGCCGCCGAAGCAAATGCCGAAAGATCGCGGCGCGAAGCGCGCGGTGCAGCAGACGCAACCTTGCTGAAGTACCAGGCGGAGGCTGAGGGCATGCGCCTGTTGCTGCAATCCAAGGCGGAAGGATACCGTCAGCTGGTAGCAGGAGCAGGAGGCGATGCTCGCGCCGCCGCTACGCTCTTGTTGCTCGAGAAGCTGGAGCAGATTGTCAGCTCGCAAATCGAAGCGATCAAGAATTTGAAAATAGATAAGATTACAGTTTGGGACTCGGGGACCTCCGGAGATGGATCGTCTACTGCAAATTTCCTGTCCGGGCTGATCAAGAGCCTGCCGCCGCTGCATGAGATCGCGGCAATGGCCGGCATCGACCTTCCGCAATTTCTTGGACAGATTGCACAACGCGGGCAGGAAGGCCAGGAGCAGACCAGCAAAGACTGA
- a CDS encoding TetR/AcrR family transcriptional regulator produces MPRTGLSAEQLKAAALDAAERTMRKQGFAKTRLVDIARQLGVSHALLYRYFPDKGALLDAVSERWLLRMDDELESIAGASKPALQRIEDWFFALHRLKRQKVAADPELYSAFSASAQSARPFVQRHVQNTRRQLLQMVEDGLREKTLAPAAPQQIVDTLYLGTLAFHHPRLVAESIEKKDRERSLQRILSALLHGLRA; encoded by the coding sequence ATGCCCCGAACCGGACTCTCCGCAGAACAGTTGAAAGCAGCAGCGCTGGACGCTGCGGAGAGGACAATGCGCAAGCAGGGCTTTGCCAAAACGCGCCTGGTGGACATTGCCAGACAGCTGGGCGTAAGTCACGCCCTGCTCTATCGCTATTTTCCAGACAAGGGCGCCTTGCTGGATGCGGTTTCGGAGCGCTGGCTCCTGCGAATGGATGATGAACTGGAATCCATCGCCGGCGCCAGCAAGCCAGCCTTGCAGCGCATTGAGGATTGGTTCTTTGCACTACACCGCTTGAAACGCCAGAAGGTCGCCGCTGATCCTGAACTGTATTCTGCATTCAGCGCATCTGCGCAGTCCGCTCGGCCTTTCGTGCAGAGGCACGTCCAGAATACGCGGCGCCAGTTGCTGCAAATGGTGGAAGACGGGCTCAGGGAAAAGACCCTGGCCCCTGCAGCCCCGCAGCAAATTGTGGACACGCTCTACCTTGGTACGCTTGCCTTTCACCATCCGCGGCTAGTTGCTGAATCGATTGAGAAAAAGGATCGCGAGCGATCGCTGCAACGCATCCTGTCCGCCCTGCTTCATGGTCTGCGAGCGTAG
- a CDS encoding Rrf2 family transcriptional regulator: MSYSLAYSQAILALIFVHDKQNLKGYEFVSARDLSQTLNIPAPSVARILRLLTQSRILETREGYGGGVRIARSAEEISLLDIFQSIEQGKPLFRTNLRINVKDSRPQRLLARISAALQATESEMQASLRKVTLRQLLGPGGASRKSSRS; this comes from the coding sequence ATGAGCTATTCGCTGGCCTATTCCCAGGCGATCCTGGCGCTGATCTTTGTACACGATAAGCAAAATTTGAAGGGCTACGAGTTTGTTTCGGCCCGCGATCTATCGCAGACCCTGAACATTCCAGCCCCTTCCGTTGCTCGAATCCTGCGACTGCTCACACAAAGCCGAATTCTGGAAACGCGCGAAGGGTACGGCGGCGGCGTGCGCATTGCCCGAAGTGCGGAAGAGATCAGCCTGCTGGACATTTTTCAATCCATCGAGCAGGGTAAGCCGCTCTTTCGCACCAACCTCCGCATCAACGTAAAGGACAGCCGTCCGCAAAGACTGCTGGCAAGGATCAGCGCCGCGCTGCAGGCGACCGAATCAGAGATGCAGGCCAGCCTGCGCAAGGTTACGCTCCGGCAGCTGCTGGGTCCCGGCGGCGCTTCCAGAAAGTCGTCGCGGAGCTGA
- a CDS encoding SDR family NAD(P)-dependent oxidoreductase — protein MSNEIAVVTGSYGGLGAELCKLLAGRGIKLLLADRDLNKSKAFAEQLNAVYPGSTLQCFAVDLSNHASIKQSAAQILASYPQIDYLFNNAGVLVEALQFSTHGNEMHFEVNTLAALQMTDALRPALARSGRGLVINTTAGLAAKVKDLSFEELVSPKAEFKKLFGPYVVSKQALNVLTAALARELAAENTKIRAADPGPNKTKMTKGSGTPLWMRLFYFALPSARSGAKKIYDAAFDARWNEQSGIAISGKKTMELPPALASDKFQDELLRLCRLQAAR, from the coding sequence ATGAGCAATGAAATAGCGGTAGTCACAGGATCCTATGGCGGTCTGGGCGCAGAACTCTGCAAACTGCTGGCGGGCCGTGGCATAAAACTGCTGCTCGCTGATCGCGATCTCAACAAGTCTAAGGCATTTGCGGAACAGCTCAACGCCGTATATCCCGGATCGACGCTGCAATGCTTTGCCGTCGATCTATCCAATCATGCCTCGATCAAACAATCAGCCGCTCAAATCCTGGCCAGCTATCCGCAAATCGACTATCTATTCAACAATGCCGGCGTACTCGTCGAAGCGCTACAATTCTCTACACACGGCAATGAAATGCACTTTGAGGTAAACACCCTGGCCGCATTGCAGATGACTGACGCCCTTCGTCCGGCATTAGCTCGTTCCGGCCGCGGCCTGGTGATCAATACGACGGCGGGACTGGCGGCGAAGGTCAAGGACCTTTCATTCGAAGAACTGGTTTCGCCGAAAGCCGAGTTCAAGAAATTATTTGGTCCATACGTAGTATCCAAGCAGGCGCTCAATGTGCTGACTGCGGCGCTGGCCCGCGAACTGGCAGCCGAGAACACCAAGATACGCGCCGCCGATCCAGGTCCCAACAAGACCAAAATGACAAAGGGCTCGGGTACGCCGCTCTGGATGCGATTGTTTTACTTTGCACTGCCTTCCGCCCGAAGCGGCGCGAAGAAAATTTACGATGCGGCCTTTGACGCGCGCTGGAACGAACAGAGCGGCATTGCAATTTCCGGCAAGAAGACCATGGAGCTTCCGCCGGCCCTCGCCAGCGATAAGTTCCAGGATGAACTCTTGCGACTGTGTCGACTACAGGCCGCTCGTTGA
- a CDS encoding alpha/beta hydrolase, translated as MRIEEENRATFLKREPAALQTILVEGHAVQLAVAGAVDRPPLLLIHGTPGSWAAYARLMNDAELRTRFFFVSVDRPGFGGSESGAAVTELAEQARRIVLAFDAACRTHGALVHDRFRSGQLPIVVGHSWGGPVAARIVMDYPGRFRSMILVAASIDPDLEETKWYQYVGRWPLLRLLVPQPLSVANSEVFVARQELGKLLPRWSELRLPVTVIQGEEDDLVPAANADFAQRMLAHLSPRIERYPGLDHMIPWYQPELIQRAILRQAASNGPAR; from the coding sequence ATGCGCATCGAGGAAGAGAATCGGGCGACCTTCCTGAAGCGAGAGCCTGCTGCGCTTCAGACAATCCTGGTCGAAGGCCATGCCGTGCAGCTTGCAGTTGCCGGCGCTGTCGACCGGCCGCCGCTGCTCTTGATCCATGGAACGCCCGGTTCCTGGGCCGCCTACGCCAGGCTGATGAATGATGCCGAGTTGCGAACGCGCTTCTTTTTTGTATCCGTTGATCGACCAGGCTTTGGCGGTTCGGAGTCTGGCGCGGCCGTCACGGAGCTGGCAGAGCAGGCGCGGCGCATTGTGCTGGCCTTCGATGCGGCCTGCCGGACGCACGGCGCATTAGTGCACGATCGTTTTCGAAGCGGTCAATTGCCCATTGTAGTTGGTCATTCGTGGGGGGGCCCGGTGGCGGCGCGTATCGTCATGGACTATCCTGGCCGTTTTCGCAGCATGATTCTGGTGGCGGCCTCCATTGATCCGGATCTGGAAGAAACAAAATGGTACCAGTACGTCGGGCGCTGGCCGTTGTTGCGTTTGCTTGTTCCGCAGCCGCTTTCTGTCGCCAATAGCGAGGTCTTCGTCGCTCGCCAGGAACTTGGTAAACTGCTTCCGCGCTGGAGCGAGCTGCGCCTGCCGGTTACGGTGATCCAGGGCGAGGAGGACGACCTGGTTCCGGCCGCTAACGCCGACTTTGCACAGCGCATGCTTGCACACCTTTCGCCACGGATTGAACGTTACCCCGGACTGGATCATATGATTCCCTGGTATCAACCTGAATTGATCCAGAGGGCTATACTCCGTCAGGCCGCGTCTAACGGTCCAGCGCGCTAA
- a CDS encoding nuclear transport factor 2 family protein yields MKRLFSALLGGAALAASQCKPAVTEQLPPGVQQTIAAYVRAGDQQDSAGFEAITSPEFRVIAPDYPKPGAVAIIDRGSFAALLAARKLGGSPRSLQFLSVDPSGDTALTVAIEMKSAALHFDCRLTLVRSPGGDDWKIIQDLAHATPL; encoded by the coding sequence ATGAAGCGTCTTTTTTCAGCCTTGCTTGGCGGAGCGGCCCTCGCGGCCAGCCAGTGCAAACCCGCCGTCACGGAGCAGCTGCCGCCTGGCGTACAGCAGACCATCGCCGCCTATGTCCGCGCTGGCGACCAACAGGACAGCGCTGGCTTTGAAGCCATTACCAGTCCGGAGTTCCGCGTCATTGCGCCAGACTACCCAAAACCGGGCGCCGTGGCAATCATCGACCGCGGCAGCTTTGCCGCGCTGCTGGCGGCCAGGAAGCTTGGCGGTTCTCCGCGTTCACTGCAGTTTCTTTCCGTGGATCCTAGCGGCGACACGGCGCTAACGGTTGCAATCGAGATGAAAAGCGCTGCGCTGCACTTTGACTGCCGTTTGACGTTGGTGCGTTCGCCTGGCGGCGACGATTGGAAGATCATTCAGGACCTGGCGCACGCCACGCCGCTATGA
- a CDS encoding zinc-binding dehydrogenase, which produces MRAYVVSRAGGPEVLELKEVPDPVAARGQALIGIRAFGLNRAEAVTRMGGSFDAVKFPRVIGIECVGEVLDCPGGELSVGERVAALMGGMGRAYDGSYAEKTVVPLSNVFALQTSLDWSELGAIPETYLTAWGCCFETLQLSEGARVLVRPGASALGIAIAQIVNTLNGSVIGITRSKSKVASLLQAGMQQAIVSDGAVADQVRNLWPDGPSGIVDTIASELSVADDLAMLSNSGGRLCLAGSLAESYGNSKSADFEAALSRADVAFYNTENLRADRDGVNLQTIVNRVEAGKYRLHTQSVMDFGELVLAHRQMDANEHCGKVVIRVA; this is translated from the coding sequence ATGAGAGCTTACGTAGTATCCAGAGCCGGCGGTCCGGAGGTCCTCGAACTCAAAGAAGTTCCAGATCCGGTTGCCGCGCGCGGGCAGGCGCTCATTGGCATTCGCGCCTTTGGGCTCAATCGGGCCGAGGCTGTGACGCGCATGGGCGGCTCTTTTGATGCGGTAAAATTTCCCAGGGTCATCGGCATTGAATGTGTAGGCGAAGTGCTGGATTGCCCTGGCGGCGAGTTGTCGGTTGGGGAGCGAGTTGCGGCGTTGATGGGCGGCATGGGGCGCGCCTATGATGGTTCGTATGCAGAGAAGACGGTCGTTCCGCTGAGCAATGTCTTTGCACTGCAGACCAGCCTGGACTGGTCTGAACTTGGCGCTATTCCGGAGACCTACCTGACCGCCTGGGGTTGCTGCTTTGAAACCCTTCAACTCAGCGAAGGCGCTCGTGTTCTGGTCCGACCCGGCGCCTCTGCGCTTGGCATTGCCATCGCCCAGATCGTCAACACATTGAACGGCAGCGTCATTGGCATCACGCGCAGCAAAAGCAAGGTTGCATCACTGCTGCAGGCAGGGATGCAACAGGCAATCGTCAGCGATGGCGCTGTTGCCGATCAGGTGCGCAACCTCTGGCCCGATGGGCCAAGCGGCATCGTCGACACGATTGCCAGCGAACTTTCTGTGGCCGATGATCTGGCTATGCTTTCCAATAGCGGCGGTCGTTTGTGCCTGGCGGGCTCGCTGGCAGAAAGCTACGGCAATTCAAAATCCGCCGACTTCGAAGCGGCGCTGTCGCGCGCGGATGTCGCCTTCTATAATACGGAAAATCTTCGCGCCGACCGCGACGGCGTAAATTTACAGACCATCGTAAATCGGGTCGAGGCCGGCAAGTACCGGCTCCATACGCAATCCGTTATGGACTTCGGCGAACTGGTTCTTGCTCACCGTCAAATGGATGCCAACGAACACTGCGGTAAGGTTGTGATTCGCGTCGCATAG
- a CDS encoding Spx/MgsR family RNA polymerase-binding regulatory protein — translation MAASSVQHQDWMLKFYWYPNCSTCRKARKALQLAGIPFQAIDITISPPTEKQFKSWLQSGQAELKGFFNTSGEEYRKAGGASLLKSRSESELIAMLTKNGRLVKRPILADGNKATFGFRDAEAILKAWS, via the coding sequence GTGGCTGCATCAAGCGTGCAGCATCAGGATTGGATGCTGAAATTCTACTGGTATCCAAACTGTTCGACCTGTCGCAAAGCGCGCAAGGCGCTGCAACTTGCCGGCATACCCTTCCAGGCAATTGATATTACGATTTCGCCGCCAACCGAAAAGCAATTCAAGTCCTGGCTACAATCCGGCCAGGCCGAACTGAAGGGCTTTTTCAATACCAGCGGCGAGGAGTACAGAAAGGCTGGCGGCGCCAGTTTGTTGAAAAGTCGCAGCGAGTCAGAGCTGATCGCGATGCTAACCAAAAATGGCCGCCTGGTCAAACGTCCAATCCTGGCCGATGGGAACAAGGCTACATTCGGATTTCGAGATGCAGAGGCTATTCTCAAGGCCTGGAGCTGA
- a CDS encoding TPM domain-containing protein: protein MGRIGKRGKDNGLLVLPILDQRRVEIETGYGMEGDVPDVAWRPRRDRAYKTYQRFQFAIYWNASMRRSTCKSFEMPCSRS, encoded by the coding sequence CTGGGGCGCATTGGCAAGCGAGGCAAGGACAATGGACTTCTCGTGCTTCCTATTCTCGATCAACGCCGCGTCGAAATAGAAACAGGTTACGGCATGGAAGGGGATGTTCCGGACGTCGCCTGGAGACCACGCCGGGACAGAGCGTACAAAACGTACCAGAGATTCCAGTTCGCGATCTACTGGAACGCAAGCATGCGCCGCTCTACATGCAAATCATTTGAAATGCCCTGTTCCAGGTCTTGA
- a CDS encoding aldo/keto reductase: MIFRKLGAAGPAVSAVGLGCMGMSDFYGDAANRNDTASIATIRAALDAGINLFNTGDFYGAGHNEMLLARALEGRRQEAIISVKFGALRTPQGGFSGFDARPQAVKNFAAYSLRRLKTDVIDIYQPARVDPQVPIEETAGAIHELIQEGKVRFFGLSEANSEQIRRAHAVHPIAALEIEYSLGTRFVEAQILPTLRELGIPLIAYGVLSRGLLAGPLPELSPADFRRHLPRFQDQNLRHNQEKTAALQDMARKIGCTPAQLAIAWALAQGEDVIALIGTTQQLRLQENLGALSIAPGAENLSMLSSIFPDGAIAGERYPAPQMNLAAK, translated from the coding sequence ATGATTTTCAGAAAACTGGGCGCCGCGGGACCGGCGGTTTCGGCCGTGGGACTTGGCTGCATGGGCATGTCCGACTTTTACGGCGATGCGGCCAATCGCAATGATACTGCATCGATCGCAACCATCCGGGCGGCGCTGGACGCGGGCATTAACTTGTTCAACACCGGCGACTTTTATGGCGCCGGTCACAACGAAATGCTGCTTGCCAGAGCGCTTGAGGGCCGGCGGCAAGAGGCCATCATCAGCGTCAAGTTCGGCGCGCTTCGAACGCCGCAGGGCGGATTCAGCGGCTTTGACGCCAGACCGCAGGCCGTAAAGAATTTTGCAGCATACTCGCTTCGACGACTCAAGACGGACGTGATCGACATCTACCAGCCGGCGCGCGTCGATCCGCAAGTCCCCATCGAAGAGACCGCAGGCGCAATTCACGAATTGATACAGGAGGGAAAGGTGCGATTCTTTGGCCTTTCCGAAGCAAATTCGGAACAGATTCGCCGCGCGCACGCCGTGCATCCGATTGCTGCGCTGGAAATCGAATATTCGCTTGGCACGCGCTTTGTGGAGGCTCAGATTTTGCCAACCCTCCGTGAACTTGGCATTCCGCTGATCGCCTACGGAGTACTATCGCGCGGTTTGCTGGCGGGCCCTCTGCCTGAGCTCAGTCCTGCCGATTTTCGCCGCCATCTGCCGCGTTTTCAAGACCAGAATTTGCGTCATAACCAGGAGAAAACCGCCGCTTTACAGGACATGGCCAGAAAAATAGGATGCACTCCGGCGCAACTTGCGATTGCCTGGGCGCTGGCACAAGGCGAGGACGTCATAGCGTTGATTGGAACAACACAGCAATTGCGGCTCCAGGAAAACCTTGGCGCACTTTCCATAGCGCCTGGCGCAGAGAACCTGTCGATGCTGAGTTCCATTTTTCCGGACGGCGCCATCGCTGGCGAACGTTACCCTGCGCCGCAGATGAATCTGGCCGCGAAATAG
- a CDS encoding MarR family transcriptional regulator codes for MAKTSSSADRAVISLDDAFAYFINRSYRLLRTHFLKMTREAGEELTPEQYFLLNKLFHQPGQAQTELAAELNDRANVTRGLDILEKRGWSERRGDPADRRKHKVYLTAAGSALVQRLNPMILEERRRIYAGLSDLDLREFRRILGKIEANLML; via the coding sequence ATGGCAAAGACTTCGAGCAGCGCGGACAGGGCCGTCATATCGCTGGATGACGCCTTCGCCTATTTCATCAATCGCAGCTATCGACTGCTGCGTACGCACTTTTTGAAAATGACGCGGGAGGCGGGCGAGGAGCTGACGCCCGAGCAGTACTTTCTACTGAATAAACTGTTCCACCAGCCGGGGCAGGCGCAGACAGAGCTGGCTGCGGAACTCAATGATCGCGCCAATGTTACTCGCGGGCTGGATATTCTGGAAAAGCGCGGCTGGAGCGAGAGGCGCGGCGATCCCGCTGATCGTCGCAAGCACAAGGTGTATCTGACGGCTGCGGGCAGCGCCCTGGTTCAACGACTCAATCCAATGATCCTGGAAGAACGCCGGCGCATCTATGCGGGCCTATCGGACCTGGACTTGCGCGAGTTTCGTCGCATCCTGGGAAAAATAGAGGCCAATCTTATGTTATGA